The following DNA comes from Desulfatirhabdium butyrativorans DSM 18734.
ATATCATATTCACTCGAAACCTATTTAGATTCTTTGTGGTTTGTATGCTTTTTACAAAATCGACAATACTTGCTGAACTCCAGTTTATCCGGAGTCGTTTTCTTATTCTTTGTCGTAGTATAGTTACGCTGTTTACACTCGGTACACGAAAGGGTTACAATCACTCTCATTCCGGGATTCCTTCATTTTAGGTCTTCCAGCAACGAATATTTCTCAATCCATACGGCAGTCATTGGCATATTGTTTGCCCAGCTATTCAATGACTTCGCTCACGACACCTGCGCCAACCGTTCGGCCGCCTTCCCGAATCGCAAAGCGAAGCTCTTTCTCCATCGCGATGGGCGTGATCAGTTCAACGGATACCGTTACATTATCCCCGGGCATGATCATCTCAACTCCCTCTGGAAGCGTCAATACACCCGTCACATCCGTAGTCCGAAAATAAAAATCCGACCCCGGAGGGGCCGGTATTGGTAACCCCTGGAAGGGGATTACCATGCCTTGACCCTGAAAGGGTCAAGGAGGAGTTGTCCCCGATTCCAAACTAAAATAGCTGCAACTGCTCAAACCGTTTTTCTTGAACTTCTTGATATTTTATGTACTTTCGGATCATTTCCTCATTTAATCCGACTGTATCCACA
Coding sequences within:
- the rpmG gene encoding 50S ribosomal protein L33: MRVIVTLSCTECKQRNYTTTKNKKTTPDKLEFSKYCRFCKKHTNHKESK